A stretch of the Aegilops tauschii subsp. strangulata cultivar AL8/78 chromosome 4, Aet v6.0, whole genome shotgun sequence genome encodes the following:
- the LOC109779093 gene encoding F-box/LRR-repeat protein At2g42720-like, which produces MASGVDRISALPDDVLHQVLHFLPSQEVVRTCMLARRWLGVWRFMPALRFNGAKGWGSADKFAQFVDHLLHLRFGDDGGRCAPLDSCDFDFDADGFMRLPANERHASNWIWKVVPRVRMLRLRVVEFGQEPSPLSDLHLVSQHLTKLELGPSYVTETEGMYKPLGLSVASNCLKIVEIRCANVDWWSRILFDRDLKWCPTFTKLKTLLLNDWCLAADHNALICFLQHSLVLEKLTLQLSKGPSYVTETEGMYKPLGLSVASNCLKIVEIRCANVDSKVSILFAVVSAKTRGMMI; this is translated from the exons ATGGCGAGCGGGGTGGATCGCATCAGCGCCCTCCCGGATGACGTCCTCCACCAAGTGCTCCACTTCCTGCCGTCTCAAGAGGTGGTGCGGACGTGCATGCTCGCCCGGCGCTGGCTCGGCGTCTGGAGGTTCATGCCCGCCCTCCGCTTCAACGGCGCCAAGGGGTGGGGCAGCGCCGACAAGTTTGCCCAGTTCGTGGACCACCTCCTTCACCTCAGATTCGGGGACGACGGCGGCAGATGCGCGCCTCTGGATTCCTGCGATTTCGACTTCGATGCCGACGGGTTCATGCGATTGCCCGCTAACGAGCGGCATGCGAGCAACTGGATCTGGAAAGTCGTGCCCCGTGTCCGAATGCTACGGCTTCGTGTGGTCGAGTTTGGGCAGGAGCCCTCGCCATTATCTGATCTGCATCTCGTTTCCCAGCACCTCACCAAGTTAGAGCTT GGACCTTCATATGTGACTGAAACAGAAGGAATGTACAAACCATTGGGACTGTCAGTTGCATCTAACTGTCTTAAGATCGTTGAAATCAGATGTGCAAATGTTGACTGGTGGAGCCGA ATTCTTTTCGACAGGGATTTGAAGTGGTGCCCTACATTTACCAAGTTGAAGACTTTGTTACTCAATGATTGGTGTTTGGCTGCCGACCACAATGCACTGATTTGTTTTCTTCAACACTCGCTGGTTTTGGAGAAGCTTACACTTCAACTTTCTAAG GGACCTTCATATGTGACTGAAACAGAAGGAATGTACAAACCATTGGGACTGTCAGTTGCATCTAACTGTCTTAAGATCGTTGAAATCAGATGTGCAAATGTTGATAGTAAG
- the LOC141021955 gene encoding uncharacterized protein, with the protein MGSLCDQAAETIPHLLSGCPFSRQVWHDIPAWCRLQATIPSEDVPFLDWLASSATGIPSCLRRGFTWLALLITWWIWKQRNACVFDAARPSVSMISATIKGEARCWARTGALGLCNILPKE; encoded by the coding sequence ATGGGCTCCCTGTGCGACCAGGCGGCGGAAACCATCCCCCATCTCCTCTCGGGATGCCCATTCTCTAGGCAGGTATGGCATGACATCCCTGCTTGGTGTCGACTTCAGGCGACCATCCCTTCTGAGGATGTGCCCTTCCTCGACTGGCTTGCTTCCTCGGCCACCGGCATCCCATCCTGCTTGCGTCGCGGCTTCACATGGCTTGCGCTGCTCATCACTTGGTGGATCTGGAAGCAGCGCAATGCTTGCGTCTTCGATGCCGCCAGGCCGTCTGTCTCCATGATCTCTGCGACGATCAAGGGGGAAGCTCGCTGCTGGGCTCGCACGGGCGCCCTAGGATTGTGCAACATCTTGCCTAAGGAGTAG